A region of Vanessa tameamea isolate UH-Manoa-2023 chromosome 21, ilVanTame1 primary haplotype, whole genome shotgun sequence DNA encodes the following proteins:
- the LOC113396901 gene encoding aquaporin-like — MAVSIRTDCVGKIKVVEELKSRPALEISWCSWWCRNWRAILGELVATTLLIFLCCMTCIPIDGVPLITPMYSPIGSGLIVLFIAQSFGHISGAFMNPSVTLLAVIWGKISLPLGIAYAIAECLGATIGYGMLMVLSPSDLIAGGICTTQPHAGHTVYQALGVEVVFTAALGFVICSVWDPVNEEKNECTSIKFGLSVSGLAIAGGPLAGASMNPARSLGPAIWTARWSSHWIYWVGPLFGGAVTVTLYKLVWLKREPITQPRLLAWNDDREA; from the coding sequence atggcTGTGAGTATTCGTACCGACTGTGTGGGTAAGATCAAAGTCGTGGAAGAATTAAAAAGTCGACCGGCACTCGAGATCTCGTGGTGCTCCTGGTGGTGCAGAAATTGGAGAGCGATACTCGGCGAACTGGTAGCAACcacattactaatatttctttgttgtaTGACATGTATACCTATTGATGGGGTACCTTTAATTACGCCCATGTACAGCCCAATAGGTTCTGGGCTAATCGTTTTATTCATAGCTCAATCTTTTGGACATATTTCTGGCGCTTTCATGAACCCATCCGTGACGTTACTTGCTGTTATATGGGGTAAGATATCCTTGCCTCTTGGAATAGCGTATGCCATCGCTGAATGCTTGGGCGCAACTATAGGATATGGTATGTTAATGGTACTATCACCATCCGATTTGATCGCTGGTGGTATATGTACCACCCAACCGCACGCGGGACACACAGTATACCAAGCGTTGGGAGTTGAAGTAGTGTTCACTGCCGCATTGGGGTTTGTCATTTGTTCTGTGTGGGATCCGGTTAACGAAGAAAAAAATGAATGCACTTCCATCAAGTTTGGCCTAAGCGTGTCTGGACTAGCAATCGCTGGAGGCCCATTAGCAGGAGCTAGTATGAACCCGGCAAGATCACTCGGACCAGCTATATGGACTGCTAGATGGTCTTCACATTGGATTTACTGGGTCGGTCCTCTATTCGGAGGGGCAGTGACTGTGACGCTATACAAATTGGTATGGCTTAAGAGGGAACCGATTACGCAGCCTCGATTGCTCGCTTGGAATGATGACCGTGAAGCCTAG